A genomic segment from Clostridium pasteurianum BC1 encodes:
- a CDS encoding ABC transporter substrate-binding protein, with amino-acid sequence MLKKIICSISVLILIISLAACKSTTATNATINASKTDTQKPKTITDSAGKQVEIPAKIDNIAELWGAHLEVLQTLGAGNKIVTTTFTPQSRPWLFKVIPTLDKAVYSVIANLNIEELVSKKPDIVFIPTADKNVDKLSKMGLPVVQLSFTDFESMKKCFTLTGEILGGDAIEKAKTYNTYLDSKLNMIKNITSKIPENQRPKVLHLSNAEPFAADGSNTIINDWINVAGGINAAKDVKGNRQTVSPEQILQWNPDIIIVSENIKSIDKIIQDPKLKDVSAVKNGKVFLNPDGAFLWNRYGTEEALQVQWAAKTIQPDKFKNLDMLSETKNFYKKFLNYNLTDDNAQRILKAMPPK; translated from the coding sequence ATGCTAAAGAAAATTATTTGTAGTATAAGTGTACTTATACTAATCATTTCACTTGCAGCCTGTAAAAGTACTACTGCAACAAATGCCACAATAAACGCTTCAAAAACAGATACTCAAAAACCTAAGACCATAACCGATTCAGCTGGAAAACAAGTTGAAATACCCGCTAAAATAGACAATATTGCTGAGTTATGGGGAGCACATCTTGAAGTTTTACAGACACTTGGAGCTGGAAATAAAATTGTTACTACTACATTCACTCCTCAATCAAGGCCATGGTTGTTTAAAGTAATTCCAACTTTAGATAAAGCCGTTTACAGTGTTATAGCTAATTTAAATATAGAAGAATTAGTAAGTAAAAAGCCTGATATAGTATTTATTCCAACAGCAGACAAAAATGTAGACAAGCTTTCTAAAATGGGTTTACCTGTAGTTCAACTTTCTTTTACTGATTTTGAATCAATGAAAAAATGCTTTACTTTGACTGGAGAAATACTTGGCGGAGATGCTATTGAAAAAGCTAAAACTTACAATACATATCTTGATAGTAAATTAAACATGATCAAAAATATCACATCAAAAATACCAGAGAATCAAAGGCCTAAAGTTTTACATCTTTCCAATGCTGAGCCCTTTGCAGCAGATGGTAGTAATACAATAATTAATGACTGGATTAACGTTGCCGGAGGAATAAATGCGGCAAAAGACGTAAAAGGTAATAGACAAACAGTTTCCCCAGAACAAATACTTCAGTGGAATCCAGATATCATCATTGTAAGCGAAAATATTAAATCCATAGATAAAATTATACAGGACCCTAAATTAAAAGATGTTTCAGCAGTTAAAAATGGTAAAGTCTTTTTAAATCCAGATGGTGCATTCTTATGGAATCGCTATGGCACAGAAGAAGCACTTCAAGTACAATGGGCTGCAAAGACTATACAACCAGATAAATTTAAGAACTTAGATATGCTCAGCGAAACAAAAAATTTCTATAAAAAATTTCTTAATTACAATCTAACTGACGATAATGCACAGAGAATTTTAAAGGCAATGCCTCCTAAATAA
- the anfO gene encoding Fe-only nitrogenase accessory protein AnfO, which produces MNTKIGVLIGKNNETTTIYESGIVMVYEKKEKEWNVVSEIIFNMNTAEGMQAVHKKVEKLIESLEDCKIFIAKRVEGVPYTVLKKAGFTIAEAEGKPSEFLDEFLEIFEEKKRKKLEEEAKNIQNTEPVELGEPGNYFIDLKKIQEENPGISSKKVLLPFLNNKTFYELKVSCSHIPPWFENELGNLNMKMSSNKINGDIYEVTISHKVCNE; this is translated from the coding sequence ATGAATACTAAAATAGGTGTATTAATAGGCAAGAATAACGAAACTACTACTATATATGAATCCGGTATTGTAATGGTTTATGAAAAGAAAGAAAAGGAATGGAATGTAGTAAGTGAAATTATTTTTAATATGAATACAGCAGAAGGAATGCAAGCTGTTCATAAAAAGGTAGAGAAACTTATAGAGAGTTTAGAAGATTGTAAAATTTTTATTGCAAAAAGGGTAGAAGGAGTTCCTTATACTGTATTGAAAAAAGCAGGTTTTACCATAGCAGAAGCAGAAGGAAAGCCTAGTGAATTTTTAGATGAGTTTTTAGAAATTTTTGAGGAAAAGAAAAGAAAGAAGTTAGAAGAGGAAGCTAAAAATATACAAAATACAGAACCAGTAGAGTTAGGTGAACCAGGGAACTATTTTATAGATTTAAAAAAGATTCAAGAGGAGAACCCTGGTATCAGTTCAAAAAAAGTATTGCTTCCATTTTTGAATAACAAAACATTTTATGAACTTAAGGTTTCATGTAGTCATATACCACCTTGGTTTGAAAATGAATTGGGAAATTTAAATATGAAGATGAGTTCCAATAAAATAAATGGAGATATTTATGAAGTAACTATAAGTCATAAGGTTTGCAATGAATAG
- a CDS encoding energy-coupling factor ABC transporter ATP-binding protein encodes MEESILSMKNVIVNRKARKNVLNIDNFSMKAGEIIAVVGPNGSGKSTLFQVINLLIPCNGELKLFGESVKNSNKIKLRRRCSYVFQEMLLLKDTVFNNVAKALQFRRLSNIEINERVHRVLREFECEHLAERQSYCLSGGEAQRVCIARAMVTEPDLLLLDEPSASLDAGMKSEMIRHIKKVAEEKGIAVILVSHNFSDVLHFAERAVVMFDGKFVQDEIPEVLMRRPANEKIAKLVGIDNILSCNIDYENNSISLDNGIKFSYPYNMKKNVRNLCIPGECIKIYDSDFSTNEVSKIVLEGSIKKILPDIGSYYVIVQCEGQNINVRVSREYIIDNNIKEGKSVKITFSSFDVHII; translated from the coding sequence ATGGAAGAAAGTATATTAAGCATGAAAAATGTTATAGTAAATAGAAAAGCCAGAAAAAATGTGCTTAATATTGATAACTTTTCAATGAAAGCGGGAGAAATTATTGCAGTAGTTGGACCGAATGGGTCTGGGAAAAGCACTCTTTTTCAGGTGATTAATTTATTGATTCCTTGTAATGGAGAATTAAAATTGTTTGGAGAAAGTGTTAAAAATAGCAATAAAATTAAGCTTCGTAGACGGTGTTCCTACGTTTTTCAGGAAATGCTATTGCTGAAGGATACTGTATTCAATAATGTAGCAAAAGCTCTACAGTTTAGAAGACTTTCTAATATTGAAATAAATGAAAGAGTCCATAGGGTTTTAAGAGAGTTTGAATGTGAACATCTTGCTGAAAGACAATCGTATTGTCTTTCAGGTGGAGAAGCACAGCGCGTATGTATTGCACGTGCAATGGTAACAGAGCCTGATCTCTTACTTTTGGATGAACCTTCTGCTTCGTTGGATGCAGGAATGAAAAGTGAAATGATTAGACATATAAAAAAAGTAGCAGAAGAAAAAGGAATAGCTGTTATTTTGGTAAGTCATAATTTCTCAGATGTACTGCACTTTGCGGAAAGGGCAGTAGTTATGTTTGATGGTAAATTTGTTCAGGATGAGATACCAGAAGTTCTTATGAGAAGGCCTGCAAATGAGAAGATAGCAAAATTAGTGGGTATTGACAATATTCTTTCATGCAATATAGATTATGAAAATAATTCTATTAGCCTAGATAATGGAATAAAATTTTCATATCCATATAATATGAAGAAAAATGTAAGAAATTTATGTATACCTGGTGAATGTATAAAGATTTATGATAGTGATTTTTCAACAAATGAAGTTTCTAAGATTGTATTGGAGGGAAGTATTAAAAAGATACTACCAGATATAGGCAGCTATTATGTTATTGTTCAATGTGAAGGGCAAAATATAAATGTGAGGGTTTCTAGGGAGTATATAATTGATAATAATATAAAAGAAGGTAAGTCTGTTAAAATAACTTTTTCATCCTTTGATGTTCATATTATATAA
- a CDS encoding ABC transporter permease: MDMIIRGIVHAFELLISGDRDILNIVMVTLKVSGTATLISVIIGVPFGTWMALKEFKGKNVLSSLVNFGMGLPPVVVGLIVSLILWRYGPLGDMQIMYTVPAMIIAQSLVAIPIIIGLSFAAILNINPKLRLQLISLGAEPFQVSIILIKEAKLGLMAAVIAGFGRVISEVGASMMVGGNIKGKTRILTTAIVLEVDKGDYDIAIAVALILLLITYIIVALLTFLQHNERSNY, encoded by the coding sequence ATGGATATGATTATTAGAGGAATTGTTCATGCCTTTGAACTTTTAATAAGTGGTGACAGAGATATTTTAAATATTGTTATGGTTACACTGAAGGTTTCAGGAACAGCCACACTCATAAGTGTGATTATTGGAGTTCCGTTTGGCACTTGGATGGCATTAAAGGAGTTCAAAGGTAAGAATGTATTAAGTAGCTTGGTTAACTTTGGAATGGGATTGCCTCCTGTAGTGGTTGGATTGATAGTAAGTTTAATTTTATGGCGTTATGGCCCTTTAGGAGATATGCAAATTATGTATACAGTACCGGCGATGATTATTGCACAAAGCTTGGTTGCTATTCCAATAATAATAGGATTGAGTTTTGCTGCAATTTTAAATATTAATCCTAAATTACGTTTGCAGTTGATATCTCTTGGAGCAGAACCTTTTCAGGTAAGCATAATTCTTATTAAGGAAGCTAAATTAGGTCTAATGGCAGCGGTTATAGCTGGATTTGGTCGCGTAATTTCAGAGGTTGGGGCATCTATGATGGTTGGAGGTAATATAAAAGGCAAAACCAGAATATTAACAACAGCTATTGTATTAGAAGTTGATAAGGGAGATTATGATATTGCCATAGCGGTTGCACTTATTTTACTACTTATTACCTATATAATAGTAGCGTTATTAACTTTTCTTCAGCATAACGAAAGGAGTAATTATTAA
- a CDS encoding substrate-binding domain-containing protein, which translates to MRKFFSIILVVYLGVFLVGCSNTSANKGTSDSKTIQKKEVILGMTTSIEDSGLLDVIIPAFEKESGYKTKTVSVGTGQALALAEKGQVDALLVNSPAAEKQVIEEGIIVNRKLVMHNDFVIVGSESDKAKIKGMKDAVAAFTAIAKTQSEFVSRSDDSGTNKLEKKLWSDANVKPQGAWYIEAGAGMGQTLKISNEKRAYTLADRATYLNDRKILSLPVLVEGDKKLLNLYSVSEINPAKFSKANSEGAKAFSNFLLSKKGQELIANYGKDKFGEVLFYSDGGKSDKDYGI; encoded by the coding sequence ATGCGTAAATTTTTTAGTATTATTTTAGTAGTTTATTTAGGGGTGTTTCTCGTAGGGTGTAGTAATACTTCTGCTAATAAAGGCACCAGTGATTCAAAGACAATACAGAAAAAGGAAGTAATATTAGGTATGACAACTAGTATAGAGGACAGTGGATTATTAGATGTTATAATCCCAGCTTTTGAAAAGGAAAGTGGTTATAAGACCAAAACTGTTTCTGTTGGAACAGGTCAAGCATTAGCCTTAGCTGAAAAAGGTCAAGTTGATGCATTGTTAGTAAATTCACCTGCTGCAGAAAAACAAGTAATAGAGGAGGGAATTATTGTAAATCGTAAATTAGTAATGCATAATGATTTTGTTATTGTAGGATCAGAAAGTGACAAGGCAAAGATAAAGGGAATGAAAGATGCTGTAGCGGCCTTTACAGCTATTGCAAAAACTCAATCTGAATTTGTATCAAGATCAGATGACTCTGGTACTAATAAGTTGGAAAAAAAATTGTGGAGTGATGCTAATGTTAAGCCACAAGGAGCATGGTATATTGAAGCGGGTGCTGGTATGGGGCAAACCTTAAAAATATCTAATGAAAAGCGGGCATATACCTTAGCTGACAGAGCAACCTATTTAAATGATAGAAAAATATTATCACTACCAGTATTGGTTGAAGGGGATAAAAAGCTGTTGAATTTGTACTCAGTATCAGAGATTAATCCCGCAAAATTTTCTAAAGCAAACAGTGAGGGTGCTAAAGCTTTTAGTAATTTCTTGTTGTCAAAAAAAGGTCAAGAATTAATTGCTAATTATGGAAAAGATAAATTTGGAGAAGTACTTTTTTACTCAGATGGTGGTAAATCTGATAAAGATTATGGGATTTAG
- a CDS encoding nitrogenase component 1: MQPSTACNLFGVYRGAISVKDSYVLLHTTIGCNWGTSIFHMPSRLNDIRQASTVIYNEDVVFGGLKIFKKAIDNVIDMHNPKVLFVISGCVSGVLGEDFEAEIKKYSENREIVYIKAPGFVLNMEEGQIEGIKSMLDLMKYGRKKEKSINLIGLLSDDYMIKADINNIRKMLGDKININSIIPFDTIENIKKVICAELNVVFKGFEAIGDLMEKEFNIPYIIVEYPYGIETSKNFVKKIFSFFNLEYEDTLKEKEQFTMSVLKNVYDYVRHLYSIPCAVFGDALRAAALRSFLEDELGMDVQVYCERGNKDMNEFRELVKNSDASILFGSSFEREIAEEFEISFIRYVYPVFDSISIGNRGYAGFEGVINLVEDLINSFMTMDYRRERQYM, translated from the coding sequence ATGCAACCTTCTACAGCATGTAATTTATTTGGTGTATATAGAGGTGCCATAAGCGTTAAGGATTCTTATGTGCTTTTACATACAACCATTGGATGCAATTGGGGTACCTCCATATTTCATATGCCATCTAGGCTGAATGATATAAGACAAGCTTCTACTGTAATATACAATGAGGATGTTGTATTTGGAGGATTAAAAATATTTAAAAAGGCTATTGATAACGTTATAGATATGCATAATCCTAAAGTATTATTTGTTATTTCCGGATGCGTGTCAGGAGTATTAGGTGAAGATTTTGAAGCAGAAATAAAAAAATATTCAGAAAACAGAGAAATTGTATATATAAAAGCTCCTGGATTTGTTCTCAATATGGAAGAAGGTCAAATTGAAGGAATAAAGTCAATGCTGGATTTAATGAAGTATGGACGAAAGAAAGAAAAATCAATAAATCTTATAGGACTGCTATCTGATGATTATATGATAAAAGCTGATATTAACAATATAAGAAAAATGCTTGGAGATAAAATAAACATAAATTCAATAATACCTTTTGATACTATTGAAAATATAAAGAAGGTTATCTGCGCTGAATTAAATGTGGTTTTTAAAGGATTTGAAGCCATAGGAGATTTAATGGAAAAAGAGTTTAATATACCATATATAATTGTTGAATATCCTTATGGGATTGAGACCAGTAAAAATTTTGTGAAGAAAATATTTTCTTTTTTTAATTTAGAATATGAAGATACCTTAAAGGAAAAGGAGCAATTTACCATGTCAGTCCTTAAAAATGTTTATGATTATGTAAGGCATTTATATTCTATACCCTGTGCTGTGTTTGGAGATGCTTTAAGAGCTGCTGCGCTGAGAAGTTTTCTTGAAGATGAACTTGGAATGGACGTACAGGTATATTGTGAACGTGGAAATAAGGATATGAATGAGTTTAGAGAGCTTGTAAAAAATTCTGATGCATCAATATTATTTGGATCATCTTTTGAAAGAGAAATTGCAGAAGAATTTGAAATATCATTCATAAGATACGTATATCCTGTATTTGATTCTATAAGTATTGGAAATAGAGGATATGCAGGTTTTGAAGGTGTAATCAATTTAGTAGAAGATTTAATAAATTCATTTATGACTATGGACTATAGAAGAGAAAGACAGTATATGTAG